In Dethiobacter alkaliphilus AHT 1, a single window of DNA contains:
- a CDS encoding tetratricopeptide repeat protein, with protein MSEHVVEQEKTTKKKSIVFWKAASIFLIWILLLGSTGMAVGNRFFWSEVDYGQIQREVDYYRNLVDMEPDDPSHRVALGFNLHRLGDTRGALAHLEEAINIDENLFDAYLNRGYVYTDMGYWDDALADFEKCVELAPDDFKGHFNLGIVYRELDMIEISYESLESALALRPGATDVLYNLALTAQADNDPEVAVHYLERTLQFDPQYQEALDLYRQLTR; from the coding sequence ATGTCTGAACACGTAGTGGAACAGGAAAAGACAACTAAAAAGAAGAGTATCGTTTTCTGGAAAGCGGCCTCCATCTTCCTAATCTGGATCCTACTCTTAGGCTCCACCGGAATGGCCGTAGGTAACCGTTTCTTCTGGTCCGAAGTGGATTACGGCCAGATCCAGCGGGAAGTGGACTACTACCGCAACCTGGTGGACATGGAACCCGATGATCCTTCTCACCGTGTAGCCCTGGGCTTTAACCTGCACCGCCTGGGTGACACCCGCGGCGCTCTGGCCCACCTGGAGGAGGCCATCAACATTGACGAAAACCTCTTTGACGCCTACCTAAACCGCGGCTACGTCTACACCGACATGGGCTACTGGGACGACGCCCTGGCCGACTTTGAAAAATGTGTTGAACTGGCCCCCGACGATTTCAAAGGCCACTTTAACTTAGGTATAGTATATCGCGAACTGGACATGATTGAGATTTCCTACGAGTCGCTGGAAAGCGCCCTGGCCCTGCGCCCCGGCGCCACCGACGTCCTCTACAACCTGGCCCTCACCGCCCAGGCAGACAATGACCCGGAAGTTGCCGTTCATTACCTGGAGCGCACCCTGCAATTTGATCCTCAGTACCAGGAAGCGCTTGACCTTTACAGACAGCTCACCCGGTAA
- a CDS encoding helix-turn-helix domain-containing protein has translation MGVITGQRIKLLREEHGYTQRDFAKVIGINNSVLSRIEAGIRPVEDELLSKFASFFHCTADYLLGRSDFRRGRLVTDTELKEFLPPEVVNKNKIEMWVDEAELKPETKKEITELLKKHGYL, from the coding sequence ATGGGCGTTATAACAGGGCAAAGAATTAAATTACTTCGTGAAGAACATGGCTATACTCAACGTGACTTTGCAAAAGTCATAGGCATAAATAATAGCGTCCTGTCAAGAATTGAAGCAGGAATAAGGCCGGTGGAAGATGAGCTTCTTTCTAAGTTCGCCAGTTTTTTTCATTGCACAGCCGACTACCTACTCGGCAGATCGGATTTCCGGCGTGGCCGCCTGGTAACAGATACCGAACTAAAAGAGTTCCTGCCCCCCGAAGTGGTAAACAAAAACAAAATAGAAATGTGGGTTGACGAAGCGGAGCTAAAGCCCGAAACAAAAAAAGAGATAACCGAGCTGCTAAAAAAGCACGGTTATCTATAA
- a CDS encoding NapC/NirT family cytochrome c, translating to MSYNNAYWVKRKRKYKFFTFILLLFLTTLVFYTDIDQNSGAFCTQCHAMQPQKLTWQASSHENTGCAKCHVEEGLDGTIELFQDLARYAYREATNTYMNPIRLFTRVEDDQCLICHNTDREVSSMGDIYIPHQLHYDSRVSCEACHKSVAHGGIARRGETRAGSTWDEERAARAMAWENTAAPMDDCMQCHFRRRASVECAACHTGLNLPGYHQFADFNWNHGAAVRNDLEGCNICHGYAGTRLMEVDENTSIKRYARENTFCVDCHRQTPPSHETRWTVRHGDYATSGSGQEGCMVCHDNRDTGEIRVTRSSCGQCHPSPHTPGFQNKHYPDLTASSRPTQSCYMCHSANNCTSCHREN from the coding sequence ATGTCCTATAACAACGCCTACTGGGTAAAAAGAAAAAGAAAATACAAGTTCTTCACTTTCATTCTACTGCTGTTTCTCACAACCTTGGTTTTCTACACAGATATCGATCAAAACTCCGGCGCCTTCTGCACCCAGTGCCACGCCATGCAGCCCCAGAAGCTCACCTGGCAGGCCTCATCCCACGAAAACACGGGCTGCGCCAAATGCCACGTGGAAGAGGGACTGGACGGCACCATCGAACTGTTCCAAGACCTGGCCCGCTACGCCTACAGAGAGGCAACCAATACTTACATGAATCCCATCCGCCTCTTCACCAGGGTAGAGGATGACCAGTGCCTTATCTGCCACAACACCGACCGCGAGGTTTCCTCCATGGGAGATATCTACATCCCCCACCAACTGCACTACGATTCCAGAGTCAGTTGTGAAGCCTGCCACAAGTCGGTGGCCCACGGCGGCATCGCCCGCCGCGGCGAAACCCGCGCCGGCAGCACCTGGGACGAAGAAAGGGCCGCCCGCGCCATGGCCTGGGAAAACACAGCAGCACCCATGGACGACTGCATGCAGTGCCACTTCCGCCGCCGCGCCTCCGTAGAGTGCGCCGCCTGCCACACCGGCCTCAACTTACCCGGCTACCACCAGTTTGCCGACTTCAACTGGAACCACGGAGCCGCAGTAAGAAACGACCTGGAAGGCTGCAACATCTGCCATGGATACGCCGGAACAAGGTTAATGGAGGTGGACGAAAATACCTCCATCAAACGCTACGCCCGGGAAAACACCTTCTGCGTAGACTGTCACCGCCAAACCCCGCCCAGCCACGAAACACGCTGGACCGTGCGCCACGGTGATTACGCCACCAGTGGCAGCGGTCAGGAAGGCTGTATGGTCTGCCACGATAACCGCGATACCGGAGAAATCAGAGTGACCCGGTCCAGCTGCGGACAATGTCATCCCAGCCCGCACACACCGGGCTTTCAGAATAAACATTATCCCGATTTAACGGCCTCCAGCAGGCCGACCCAATCTTGTTATATGTGCCATTCGGCGAACAACTGCACAAGTTGTCATCGCGAAAATTAG
- a CDS encoding ABC transporter substrate-binding protein yields MRKWFAFLVVVLLGVSLAGCGGSGAGAEDGTVLEDLTEVRIAYIAMPLASPQALMEEETGLFEELLGELGVTVEWVQTRGRDGTGPLMDNLEVDFIYIPANNSSSYISETSQFGGSDNFRIIAGSALNKDGNVLVGGPFVDSLVELDGMTVGIVNYSYVEEYMLNRQLETVGLSTEFIGGTVKVEHTDWIHTFNENFEAGEYDAITTRAANLDNVLDRVPEAKEIIRLNEGNMFGEYVPQVMLLARRDYIESYPQVVKAMLRAHVRATLAAEQAGAEVLGQKSMERYTYYFEEVLEAEDYPSYPLEHFVRTYQNALPTYDPDIAFFEDVYQYMSAAGHLDKSFEQMLNYNLLNEVLAEEGLAEVTK; encoded by the coding sequence ATGAGGAAATGGTTTGCATTCTTGGTTGTTGTGCTGCTGGGTGTTAGTTTGGCAGGTTGTGGCGGAAGTGGTGCGGGGGCAGAGGACGGTACTGTATTGGAAGATTTGACAGAGGTGCGGATAGCTTATATTGCCATGCCTTTAGCTTCGCCTCAGGCTTTAATGGAGGAAGAGACGGGACTGTTTGAGGAGCTGTTGGGAGAGCTGGGTGTGACGGTTGAGTGGGTGCAGACAAGGGGCCGTGACGGCACCGGGCCATTGATGGACAATTTGGAAGTGGATTTTATCTATATTCCGGCCAACAATTCGTCTTCTTATATTTCTGAAACCAGCCAGTTTGGCGGCAGTGATAACTTTAGGATTATAGCCGGCTCTGCTTTAAACAAAGATGGTAATGTGCTTGTGGGCGGGCCGTTTGTAGACAGTCTGGTTGAGCTGGACGGTATGACGGTGGGAATTGTTAATTACAGCTATGTTGAAGAGTATATGCTAAACAGGCAGTTGGAAACGGTGGGCCTTAGTACGGAGTTTATTGGTGGTACGGTAAAGGTTGAACATACTGACTGGATACATACCTTTAATGAAAACTTTGAAGCGGGAGAGTATGATGCCATTACCACCAGGGCTGCCAACTTAGACAACGTGCTGGACCGTGTACCGGAAGCAAAGGAGATTATTAGGCTAAATGAAGGAAATATGTTTGGAGAATATGTTCCCCAGGTGATGCTTTTGGCGCGAAGGGACTACATTGAAAGCTACCCGCAAGTGGTAAAAGCTATGCTACGGGCTCATGTGCGGGCTACTTTGGCAGCAGAACAGGCGGGTGCAGAAGTATTGGGGCAAAAATCAATGGAACGCTATACTTATTATTTTGAGGAAGTGCTGGAAGCTGAAGATTATCCTTCTTATCCGCTGGAGCATTTTGTCCGCACCTACCAAAATGCTTTGCCTACTTATGATCCGGATATTGCATTTTTTGAAGATGTGTACCAGTATATGTCTGCCGCCGGGCATTTGGATAAGAGCTTTGAGCAAATGCTGAATTACAACCTTCTTAATGAAGTGTTAGCAGAGGAAGGGTTGGCGGAAGTTACGAAATAA
- a CDS encoding cytochrome c3 family protein, translating to MKKFSLIMVLTMVAMLVFAGYAMAAPTDSLEGFGGQYDGYDEGPDGEPVTRYTRSQDTSPYYNQDGDGLSQGVWDGQNMLDPRLLDEEAFVYEYVDQNGETYEFPVVNANRSGEKTGKWNNFRRNISGQAVHTRFSTNTNSCASCHMTHTAQGANLLFRANNYATCAACHDGSGIAFLNVFKPSSAIPFDEEGKQLGGTWTTSGTFGVDPAMNGSVHLATGDVANAAAPGGNRVGVDKFGNEEDVGDWSADFSCTSCHAAHGSYSFRLLHWNTNNISNRTPEQGGFWFEGLEIDENGNLWLRDPEITPAYGFEEVGDDYMVTAPLLYETFRRDIDSLWIYDANGESIGNGRGDRLTPAEVAGYIDFGAGTIDPAIYDGDISTVTVDVGLVLVVEGTDEDGRYKTGLEYNFFCAACHTDYEMELTNAAIGYNTDVAWQAERDRWVQGRAMTLTGIYSDAHRHTTYRGGYDNMDILDVNGNMMCVSCHFVHGSDTLIMSTADERVIGAAGTEYELNGKTFEEYVEDNMDINTSSALKRHTNMAVCWACHSGQRNDVFVNTDYFWNDIGDYDDTFEDIRGWNPR from the coding sequence ATGAAAAAGTTCAGTTTAATTATGGTTTTGACCATGGTTGCCATGCTGGTATTTGCCGGCTATGCAATGGCAGCTCCCACCGACTCCCTGGAAGGCTTCGGCGGGCAGTACGACGGATATGATGAAGGTCCAGATGGTGAACCTGTAACCAGATATACCCGCAGCCAGGATACATCGCCGTACTATAATCAAGACGGAGATGGTCTTAGCCAAGGCGTATGGGATGGCCAGAATATGCTGGATCCCCGCCTGCTTGACGAAGAAGCTTTTGTCTACGAATATGTGGATCAGAATGGCGAAACTTATGAGTTCCCCGTAGTTAACGCCAACCGCTCCGGCGAAAAGACCGGCAAGTGGAACAACTTCCGCCGCAACATTTCGGGCCAGGCTGTCCACACACGCTTTTCCACAAACACCAACTCTTGCGCTTCTTGCCACATGACTCACACCGCCCAGGGCGCCAACCTGCTCTTTAGGGCCAACAACTACGCTACCTGTGCCGCCTGTCACGACGGCTCGGGTATCGCTTTCTTGAATGTATTCAAACCTTCTTCTGCAATTCCTTTCGATGAGGAGGGTAAACAGCTTGGCGGCACCTGGACAACATCCGGTACTTTCGGTGTTGACCCCGCCATGAACGGCTCCGTTCACCTGGCAACCGGTGATGTGGCCAACGCTGCCGCCCCCGGCGGTAACCGTGTAGGCGTTGACAAGTTTGGTAACGAGGAAGATGTCGGTGACTGGAGCGCAGACTTTAGCTGCACCAGCTGCCACGCTGCTCACGGTTCCTACAGCTTCCGTCTGTTGCACTGGAACACCAACAACATTTCCAACCGTACACCTGAGCAAGGCGGTTTCTGGTTTGAGGGACTGGAGATTGATGAAAACGGTAACCTGTGGCTGAGAGATCCCGAAATTACTCCGGCTTATGGTTTTGAAGAAGTGGGAGATGACTACATGGTAACCGCTCCTCTGCTCTATGAGACTTTCCGCCGCGACATAGATTCCCTTTGGATTTATGATGCCAACGGAGAATCTATTGGAAATGGTCGTGGCGACAGGCTTACGCCTGCTGAAGTAGCCGGATACATTGATTTTGGAGCCGGCACCATCGACCCAGCTATTTATGATGGTGATATATCAACTGTAACTGTCGACGTAGGACTGGTTCTGGTAGTTGAAGGTACAGACGAAGACGGTCGCTACAAGACCGGTTTGGAGTATAACTTCTTCTGCGCAGCCTGCCATACCGACTACGAGATGGAGCTTACAAACGCCGCTATCGGCTATAATACTGACGTAGCGTGGCAGGCAGAGCGTGACAGATGGGTACAAGGCCGTGCAATGACACTGACCGGTATCTACTCCGATGCTCACCGTCACACCACCTATCGCGGCGGTTACGACAACATGGACATTCTTGACGTTAATGGCAACATGATGTGCGTTTCCTGCCACTTCGTCCACGGTTCTGACACTCTGATCATGAGCACTGCCGACGAAAGAGTTATCGGCGCAGCAGGCACTGAATATGAGCTCAATGGTAAGACTTTCGAAGAGTACGTCGAGGACAACATGGACATCAACACCAGCTCCGCCCTGAAGCGCCATACCAACATGGCTGTTTGCTGGGCCTGTCATAGCGGCCAAAGAAATGATGTCTTCGTGAACACCGACTATTTCTGGAACGATATTGGTGACTATGACGATACCTTCGAAGACATTCGTGGCTGGAACCCCCGCTAA
- a CDS encoding cytochrome c3 family protein, with the protein MRTCEITKTTPIKGGRFMKKFSLIMVLTMVAMLVFAGYAMAAPSDTLEGFEDGVQNTSPYYSYSEVDGEPVYGSSIAEYDGYMMMDPRLLDEEAWEYELYDEEGVPTGESFAVVNANRSGEKTGKWSDFRRRVSGQAVHTRFATNTNSCASCHMTHTAQGANLLFRANNYATCAACHDGSGIPMLNVFRPSEAIIQLSGTDEWDLGGGHHTSGTFGVNPAMNGSVHLATGDVAIAAAPGGNRVGHLKDGTEEDTGDWSADFSCTSCHAPHGSYSFRLLHWNTNNISMRTPDEGGFWFEGLVTDANGNLWLNDPEVAPVYGFEKVGDNYMVTAPLVYTTSRGAVNSIYINGETGRDIDLTAVDFGAATVTGEYEAGTVVNAGLSLVVEGQDEDGYYKTGLEYNFYCAACHTDYERKLTAGAVIDGEPAGGGAGVLTGIYSDAHRHTTHRTAADQMTIQDTGGNMMCVSCHYVHGTDALIMKTADERVIGTMALEAGEPGTEEFNAVVNANKDINTSSAIKRHTNMAVCWGCHSGTKNDVFVNTDYFWNDVDTYDDTFDSTRGWWEARD; encoded by the coding sequence ATGCGTACATGCGAGATCACAAAGACAACCCCCATTAAAGGAGGAAGATTTATGAAAAAGTTTAGTTTAATCATGGTTCTGACCATGGTGGCCATGCTGGTATTTGCCGGCTATGCCATGGCAGCTCCGTCCGACACTCTGGAAGGCTTTGAAGATGGCGTCCAGAATACTTCTCCCTACTACAGCTACAGTGAAGTAGATGGTGAGCCTGTTTACGGCTCCAGCATTGCTGAGTATGATGGCTACATGATGATGGATCCCCGTCTTCTCGACGAAGAAGCCTGGGAATATGAACTCTACGATGAAGAAGGCGTTCCTACCGGTGAATCCTTCGCCGTAGTTAACGCCAACCGCTCCGGCGAAAAGACCGGTAAGTGGAGTGACTTCCGCCGCCGCGTTTCCGGCCAGGCTGTTCACACCCGCTTTGCCACAAACACCAACTCTTGCGCTTCTTGCCACATGACTCACACCGCCCAGGGCGCTAACCTGCTGTTCCGGGCCAACAACTACGCTACCTGCGCCGCCTGTCACGATGGCTCCGGTATTCCAATGCTGAACGTATTCCGTCCGTCCGAAGCAATCATTCAGTTGTCCGGTACGGACGAGTGGGACCTCGGCGGTGGCCACCATACCTCCGGTACTTTCGGTGTTAACCCCGCCATGAACGGCTCCGTTCACCTGGCAACCGGTGATGTGGCCATTGCTGCCGCCCCCGGTGGTAACCGTGTAGGTCACTTAAAAGACGGTACTGAAGAAGACACCGGCGACTGGAGCGCAGACTTCAGCTGCACCAGCTGTCACGCTCCCCACGGTTCCTACAGCTTCCGTCTCTTGCACTGGAACACCAACAACATCTCCATGCGCACACCTGATGAAGGTGGTTTCTGGTTTGAAGGTCTGGTAACAGATGCAAACGGTAACCTTTGGTTGAACGACCCCGAAGTTGCTCCCGTTTACGGTTTCGAAAAAGTGGGCGACAACTACATGGTAACCGCTCCTCTGGTATACACAACTTCAAGGGGTGCAGTAAACTCCATCTACATCAATGGCGAAACTGGTCGTGACATTGATTTAACTGCTGTTGACTTTGGTGCAGCCACCGTTACAGGTGAATATGAAGCTGGTACCGTAGTAAACGCTGGTTTATCCCTGGTTGTTGAAGGCCAAGACGAAGACGGTTACTACAAGACCGGTCTTGAGTACAACTTCTACTGCGCAGCCTGCCATACCGACTACGAGCGTAAGCTGACAGCCGGCGCCGTTATCGATGGCGAACCCGCTGGCGGCGGTGCAGGCGTCCTGACCGGTATCTACTCCGATGCTCACCGTCACACCACCCACAGAACAGCTGCTGATCAAATGACAATTCAAGACACTGGCGGCAACATGATGTGCGTATCCTGCCACTATGTACACGGCACAGACGCTCTGATCATGAAGACTGCCGACGAAAGAGTTATCGGTACCATGGCACTCGAAGCCGGTGAACCTGGTACTGAAGAATTCAATGCAGTTGTTAATGCCAACAAGGACATCAACACCAGCTCCGCCATTAAGCGTCACACCAACATGGCCGTTTGCTGGGGCTGCCATAGCGGCACCAAGAACGATGTCTTCGTAAACACCGACTACTTCTGGAATGATGTTGACACTTATGACGATACTTTTGACAGTACTCGCGGCTGGTGGGAAGCTAGAGACTAA
- a CDS encoding 6-bladed beta-propeller has protein sequence MNQILSIPLRQVNYSKFIKLMLAVTIVITGTFGALFVLSPSAPGSTSVAPGRLGAPVFSHYIYGDFGDNALHKPMFATFGNGRVYVSDTNNWRVQVFEEDGTPITKFGERGGDPGQFYYPYGIVIGPDSNVYVADMYSDIIQVFTPDGEYIGRFADEYSKTDYLSGPAGMHLDDRGRLFVANVNTGKVSIFDINSEELLNTVTVSGDVFAPNDVTVDSDGFIYVVDTGGQRVVVYSPDTSRPVRIINGSSDGRGAATLSNPRGIGIRGDWIMVVSNLSHTIHAFHKDGTEDFAFGSQGDAQNQFMHPNGLFIDGRGRMLITDTIGARVAVYR, from the coding sequence ATGAATCAAATTCTGAGTATCCCCTTAAGACAGGTCAATTATAGTAAGTTCATCAAACTGATGCTGGCGGTAACCATTGTCATAACAGGAACCTTTGGCGCATTGTTTGTCCTCAGCCCTAGCGCCCCCGGCAGCACCAGCGTTGCTCCCGGACGCCTGGGCGCCCCGGTCTTCTCCCACTACATTTACGGAGATTTCGGCGACAACGCCCTGCACAAGCCCATGTTTGCCACCTTCGGCAACGGCCGCGTCTACGTCAGCGACACTAATAACTGGCGCGTCCAGGTCTTTGAAGAAGACGGTACACCCATTACCAAATTCGGGGAGCGCGGAGGCGATCCCGGCCAGTTCTACTACCCCTACGGTATCGTCATCGGCCCCGACAGTAACGTCTATGTAGCCGACATGTACTCCGACATCATCCAGGTCTTTACCCCCGACGGGGAGTACATCGGTCGCTTTGCCGACGAGTACAGTAAAACCGACTATCTCTCCGGTCCCGCCGGAATGCACTTAGATGACCGTGGCCGCCTCTTTGTAGCCAACGTCAACACCGGTAAAGTTTCCATCTTCGATATCAATTCTGAAGAACTGCTAAACACCGTTACCGTATCCGGCGACGTCTTTGCACCAAATGATGTTACTGTAGATTCCGACGGCTTCATCTACGTGGTGGACACCGGCGGTCAGCGTGTAGTGGTCTACAGCCCCGATACCTCCCGCCCTGTCCGCATCATCAACGGTTCATCCGACGGACGCGGCGCCGCCACCCTGTCCAACCCACGCGGCATTGGTATCCGTGGCGACTGGATTATGGTAGTCTCAAATCTTTCCCACACCATTCACGCCTTCCACAAGGACGGCACCGAAGATTTCGCCTTCGGTTCCCAGGGCGATGCCCAAAACCAGTTCATGCACCCCAACGGCCTCTTCATCGACGGCCGGGGACGCATGCTCATCACCGATACCATCGGCGCCAGAGTAGCTGTCTACAGATAA